The nucleotide sequence GTCGTATCCACCATTAGCGATAAAACTTCCCTTGAACGCCTCTCTGTATGGCAGCAACCGCTTCGGCACCACTCGCCGCCCATCCACGATGGCCATCCTCGGCTCGATCATGTGGATGTAGAGGATGCCATGGTCATTGAGCTTTGTGGACATGTAGAGTGCAAGGGAGTGGGGGTCAGAGTCATGGCAGTCCATGTAGTCGGTGAAAGGGGAGAGGCGGATGCCCACACGGTGGCCACCGACCTCCTTCACAACGGCATCGACCACCTCAAGAGCGAAGCGACACCGGTTCTCGAGACTGCCACCATACTCGTCGGTGCGGTCATTCGCACTATCCTTGAGAAACTGCTCAATGATGTACCCGTTTGCACCATGGATCTCCACGCCGTCAAAACCTGCCACAACCAACAAGTGAATTGCTTCATCAATTCTAGAATACATGACATCTTAGATATCTTTGCCACCCAGCTTTCACAGTTACATGTTAGTAAATACTAAGTCTATGGAGAAGATATAttttaaaaaatctgaaaaaatatcTACATGTGCAATTTGTACCCTAAAGGTAAATAAATGTATAAAATTTGTGTTTCAACTAAAAAAAATGTATAAATTTTGAATTTTGGAAAATAATCATGAAATATATCTATAGGTACTCCcttcattcccttatacaaggccactataaaaatacattttgcatctatacaaggccactaacagtaaCGGAGGCAAAATTTAATGATGTTCCAGCAACttatttaatacttgcatgcatgtagtcataataaCACTGTGCTACTTCCTTCTCATTCCTTCCTTACATGCATGTGGCCGTATTAATGATCTCAGATAACAAGAAGAAAAGTTGGCTTGCAAAGTAGTCATTAGATTTTACCtaggtacctgtaatttgagtttgtggccttgtataagggaatggagggagtacaatttttttGTTAATTATTAGTAGCCAAAGAAAGAAAAAGTTCAACTGAACTTTTATTTAGGAAAAAAACATGCCCTAATTGATTTCGCAAAAAGTTGTTGGCACAAAGTAATTATTACTGTATATATTGACAGCATATATATGTGGTATGTACCGGCGTCGATGGCGTTCCTGGCGGCCTTTCTAAAGTCGTCGATGATGGCAGGTATCTCCTCCACCGTCAGCCTCCTCGGCGGCGAGAACTCCTCTAGCCGGCCGTCGAAGCTCATCTGCGGGCCGACCCCCTTCTCCGTGCTCGACAGCGGGGCGGCGCCACCGGGCTGCAGCTCGAAGGTGGACACACGTCCAACGTGCCAGATCTGGCAGAAGAAGAGCGCGCCCTTGGCATGCACTGCGGCAACTATGGGCTTCCATGCCTCGACGTGCTCCGCTGTCCATATCCCCGGGGTGTCGGTGTAGCCCTGCGCCGTGTCGGAGATCCCCGTGGCCTCAGCGATGAGCAACCCGCCGGCGGTGGCGCGCTGGGAGTAGTACACGGCAGCGTGCAGCTGCGGAACGTTGCCGTAGGAGCGCTGCCTCGTCAGCGGCGCCAGCACCACCCTGCAGCATCAACAAGGTCGCCAGTCGGCCGTCGTGTCAGCCATGCATGCATGATGATGATCCATGAGTTATGGAACAGGTATAACAGGTGGCTGATGGTTGGTAGGTACCTGTGAGCGAGGTCGAAGTGGCCCATCTTGTAGGGCGTGAGGAGAGGGATGGGCTCCATTGCTGATGGCTGAAGCTTTTCTTGATCAATTaatggcggaggaggaagaagaagactgctgAGTGGTGTGGTAGTAACCTGTGAGTAGTGGAATAGACAGGAGATTCATTTATAGATCATTGGTATACAAATCATACATTATCATATGATATGGTTATACTAAACTAAGGTGCTCCAGGCTGCTAATTGAGCCGACATACATCATGGGTGAGCTAAGCATGAAAGAAAAAGGCATCTTATTATAGTTTTTGTCGTGCTATCACAGCTCACAAGCACGCATCATGTTCTGTGCCTTTTGTCTCCGCCAGAGACAGCCACCAATTGTATGTACTCCTCCATCGCCTTCATCGCTCCCCATCTTTTCGGACGATGATGTCTATTATTGCAATCAAAACTAAGCTTTAATTTTTGTGATTTCTTAATTAGGAAAAGCCCCGCCCAAATTTTCTCATAGGCGGGAAAGGAAAATGAAAGGAAGCGTCCACACGACTATATCCTCGCCCCTCTCGCCCTCCTCACAACCTACTTTCCGGGCATCGGTCAGACGGTGCTGTGGACCACAACTCCTTGGTTTTTCGCAGGGTTTTAGATTTCCTCTTTGCATTGTAGATGGCATGTCAAAGGAATAAGTCCCTACTAGTCCTTGTCAATGGTGCTCACCATTGTATTGAAAGTCCCTCATTTAGGGGTTGGCGGTGAAAACGACCACAAGAGAAGAAACGAAGTGTATATTCATGGTCAATGAAGCTTTCATCGGTCATACTCAAGCATGGGCTGCACAATGGAGGTGTCACGTATTCGGCTTTTGGAGCCTTGATTGGCAGGTGGCATGCAATAAGCCACCTCACAATTGTAAATCGAAAACACGTATTAGACCATGAAATGAATGTCGAACGAGGCTTTCTTTGAAAAGCAAGGGTTATATATATGCCTAAATTTTGTGATGGGCATAATGCTGAACCTGGATGGACAGGCCGCACAACCACATGACTAACCACCACGAGGGCACGAGGCTTGTGCTTCGGATTAGAGAGAGCAGTGTAACCCAtgaggcaaaaaaaaaaaaagattgaGCAGCTTCCTTTGATCCATTACATTTTGCACCAAAGTCCACTTGGCCCCTCATCCTTAAAAAAAACCACTTGGCCCCTACTGTAGTCAACACAATTGGATGCAGTCCTCAAAAGTCATCTTGGTTCCATTTGTTTATTTTCTCTTTGAAAACACTAAAAAAGTTTGTACCTTTGTGGTGTGGGGGGCTGCTGCTATGGCGGGGGCAACACATCACGTACGGCTTGCGTCAGTCACTCGCTCACTCACTCAGTCACGAAGATTCTAGCAAGGCGGTAATACGTCGTCGTTATCCCATCAGTGCATGCATCCATCAGTGCATTCACGATGAACATGAATAATAACCTGATCTACTTCTATATATAATAGCTCAGTAAGCTCACACTCACTCACTAACCCACCGGTCATGGCTCGAGAAGAAGGCGGCGGCGATCCCTCTGCTGACGCCGTACAGGACGGGCGGCGGCGAGCTGGAGCTGGCGCACAGGGTGGTGCTGGCGCCGCTGACGAGGCAGCGCTCCCCGGGGAACCTCCCGCAGCCGCACGCCGCCGTGTACTACGCGCAGCGCGCCACCGCCGGCGGGATGCTCATCACGGAGGCCACGGGCGTGTCCGCCGCGGCGCAGGGCCACCGGCCCACCCCGGGCGTCTGGACGGACGAGCAGGTGGAGGCGTGGCGGCCCATCGTCGACGCCGTGCACACCAAGGGCGCTGTCATCTTCTGCCAGCTCTGGCACGTCGGCCGCGTCGTGGGCGCGCTCCGCCCGGACGGGACGCGGGCCGAGACGGTGCCGGTGTCTAGTACCGGCAGGCCGATCGCCACCCCGCGGATGAACGACGGCGTCGAGGAGGAGTTCGCGACGCCCAGGCGGCTGGCTGTGGAGGAGATCGCCGGCGTCCTGGACGACTTCAGGAGGGCCGCCAGGAACGCCGTCTACGCCGGTACGCACGGACGAGCTCCGGCCTCTGTTCGCCATTAACACTTCAAACACTCTGCACTGTTCCATGCTCTGCTTTTAACTGTTCTACTCTGTTCTTCGTGCTCTGCTTTAACTGCTCTGTTTTGTCAATGTCCATGGCAATTGGATTGCAGGGTTCGACGGCGTGGAGATCCACGGCGCGCACGGGTACCTCGTGGAGCAGTTCCTCAAGGACAGCACCAACGACCGCGACGAAGAGTATGGAGGCAGCCTCGAGAACAGGTGCCGCTTCGTGCTTGAGGTGGTCACCGCCGTGGCCGATGAGATCGGGGGCCGCCGCGTGGGCGTCCGCCTCTCGCCCTTCGCGGACTACATGGACTGCCACGACTCGGACCCGCACGCGCTCGCGCTCCTCATGGCCACCAAACTCAACAACGTCCCCGGTGGCATCCTCTACCTCCACATGGTGGAGCCAAGGATGGCACGTGCCAATGGTCGGCGGGTGGTACCGAAGAGGTTGCGGCCATACCGGGAGGCGTTCGGGGGGACATTCATCGCCGCCGGTGGGTATGACAGGGAGGGGAATAAGGTGGTTGGAGAGGGGTACGCCGACCTAGTGGCATTCGGGCGGCTTTTCCTAGCGAACCCGGGCCTTCCGAAGAGGTTTGAGCTCGACGCAGAGCTCAACAAGTACAACAGGGCCACCTTCTACACCTCCGACCCGGTCGTTGGCTACACCGACTATCCATTTTTGGGCTGACCGACTCATCATTAATTTGTGGGGCTAATATGTGTGACTTCCAGTACATATAGTTTCACCAAACGTTTAAAATATGTACTCCtgccgttcctaaatataagaccttttagagagtCTTATACCTTAATGTATGTATTTGTATGTGATTAGACCTTTTAGGGAGTATAGGTTTCCAAAAACAAAATATTGTATTGCTAGTGCGGAATTTCCTTCCCCTCAAAAGGATTGGATCGGAGCTTAGCTGTCTCCTTAATGTATGATATCTTCATTACTACGAATAGGAGGAAGTTTAGCTACCTTTGAATTTGGATTACTTTGAACTTTATTTAATTATTTGCAACCATCCAAATTACCAAAAACATTACTATCACTCTACAAACATTTTGTGCGTATTCACAGCTATTTTCCTTGCATTCAattgcttctgctcctcgttgggtttgatacTCTTAATTTTGAACAGTGCTATAGAAACTGACATCGGCCTGGACCATTGTATTAATAGATCATAGTACATTTACAGCGAAAGCCGGGAAGGGGTAGGAGAGTACACAGAAAGTTTTGAAATTACAGTATCATAGAAAGGTGGAAGAACATGGAACTCCAGTCATGAAGGTGCACAGCTTGACCATTCGTGCATCTGTTAGACCGTAGCATGATGTTGTTAGCAGCCCGGTTCATGTTCGTCAATGTGAGTAAGATGAGGAGCAAGGTCTAGGTTCAACGAAGAGGCGCTTAGAACCCTAGCAATGATGGCAGTGTGGTGAAGAGTAGGAGGTAAAACAGCAGGATATTTGTTGCAAGATTTTCAGTCGAGTTGCGAAACCATAGATGTTTCGGGAGAATTGGATCCCATTTGCAATGGCATACAAACATTGGATTTCATAGGGTGGATGGAAACACTCTTATTTATTAAATATGATATAAATGATATCTATATTATGGCCATCGGTGATGCACACATGGCAGTATAGTCGGAGTGACtttagaaatgccataataggcatgTATGATGAACTTTTTTAGGGAAGATATTTAGGCTTATGTGTAGGAGATCGAGAGAAAGAATTCCACATATTTCAATGTACCAGTGAAGTATGCACTAAGTATCAATGTAAGGCAAGAAAATTAGGAGTACCGAAAATGCTAGCAAAACGATGAAATGGAATATCAAAGCTCAGGGCAGATATTAACCCACGTAAAGCACAGAAGGGAGACGCTAATTTTGACATATCTAAAATTCTTTGCTATAATTGTTACTCAAGAGTTAATTATAATTTTTAAACATGATGTAACTTAATGAAACaaccaaaaatcatagaaatttgcCTAGCAGATTGTACATAATGTATTGAAATACCTAGATATTTCAAATTGACGCAGAGGCaacttgcactagtagaaaacagggcatttgtcccggttcgtaagggcctttagtcccggttcggacTAATGGGTCGTTGCTAATAcctccaccctttagtcccggttcttacacgaaccgggacagacgGGTATCCACGTGGCCACTGCGGGCAGCCCAAGCagggggacctttggtcccggttggtgacataaaccgggaccaaaaggcttccacgcgtcagcagctggctggagctgatgtttttctttctttttttaaaaaaagcggctggtttaggggttttgggggttatttttatattgttattagctagctaatagagagaagtgtcctctcttatatcttcgtccttggtttaccaatgctactgctatgttcatttcgcccgcagatataacatgctcatgcatgctttgcatcatacatcatcatatatgtatataataacaagtcctactaatcatgcatcatcatacaacttctactcgttattaataataagtcatacatcatcatcctcatagtcatcgaacccaaccctacataattgttcttaacacatgatcatcagtatcaggtaggacctaaacacccttaaggtaaaatagcataaaacaatatagaccctgactctccattatgaagaatggagatcatcctgtctccaattcttgcgcttcgttgccttttgcttccaagaagctccttacgactgtccatacattttttccattctttgattgtcatgtctccacttcttttagaaacccggtattgacagttgagattcgtaggacgacctggttgtatgttcaaaccatgaaggctaccgtgcgtatacatcagatgaggcacacaatcattcaggattatctgttgaaaaatatagtaataacttcgtagttagcaatgatgtaccagttttagaagtatgcaaaaagatgcacggatgtcgtaatagtaaaaatcttatcagggtatcaccgtggtagttaccgtagttcaacacatgcactagtggcacgtattgatcataatgttgaggagttcgattgtagacattgtaattctcaagatcagtacaaaatacggtcagatgatttttctccttataagttaattcggagccatcggtgtagtgggttttgtctaccatcttccgcacattctttgaaaaatgaaaataagttgtcaatggaaataagctgtcaactattttgaaataaacaatataaattacttaataactatgttaagctcacatgggggaagaattggagatgtatccacaaggacccaaatcttcatattgtcttgctcgattgtaagatcaccaagatccatggtgacaagcataccctcatcaaaaccatacatcttgcaaagtgcttcccaatttttgcaaccaaaatgggttacactctcagcattgtacaactttacttgaaaatccacaccatgatgggtccttgaatttttttggttttcatactttcatggtcttcaaaacccatcctctccaagacatagcgtcttgcatagcatgggataagctagtcgaattggaaaagatgaaaaatacacgttataatagttgaagtcgtgcttaattacgaaaaaaatattgtcgtcgttgcgtaccgtatgaacatcgaaggtctcctcgagcttaatgctgaagcgccgatcttcgtccagctcaatgaacctgttgcacatacctcggtcgtcgtggcaccagtcgcactcacCCGGGcagttttcgtcgtccgagtacgacatttccggcctatgttcataattcaaatattaaacttgtacaattaaatatatatactaaaaaacctaaattagattattattattaatcatgggttgactatcggtgatggtacgtagctcctcctttcattcccgggtgcattattacaccaaattgtctagcacacgggaatgaaggagaagctacccccatgacggtgtggatgatggagggggctcctagatttctgcatagtgctctccaattttagcagtcaaagtaggagtacttttccaatatgagcattcaataagcaaaaccaaatcataaaataaagtaatattcaaattagcatgcattcaattataagcaaaagtacatcatctcttgtgtccgtacatcgtcaaatattatcactaatactcctcgaatactatcatacatatagcatcactaatacagctagaaccgtagcgcccgacgggtatcgtcgcaggcggtggacacccaaagataaggaaccatcacaggatcatagctccagtgagatccatGAAGAACcggccaggtattgtcgaacctgccctccaatgcaaccatgtagcgacggacgtgctcgtcctcctcgctgacacggtgacgtaccacctccgcggtgtccggaagcctcggcaccatcactggcccacgcgaccgccaccaaacaaggattgggtcaacaacgggctgcctcctcaccaacctacgtccccctaaaggtagcacctcccaataccagcccggtggaGCCTAGTCCCGAATATGGCCCTGATCAaacaggcctccaccgccgagtcgacgaccacgaggatgcgggataggcatcgccgacgtcgatgcgggaactacttctatatatagttaaataaagtagtctaattacttatttattttcttttatgataattctttttgcttttaatgttttgaacagaattctaattacttatttattttcttttatgataattctttttgcttttaatgttttgaagagaattctaattacttatttattttcttttatgataattctttttgctattaaagtttgtaacaaaattctaattacttatttattttcttttatgataattctttttgcttttaatgttttgaacagaattctaattagttatttattttcttttatgataattctttttttaatgttttgaacagaattctaattacttatttattttcttttatgataactctttttgctattaaagtttgtaacaaaattctaattacttatttattttcttttatggtaattctttttgcttttaatgttttgaacagaattctaattacttatttattttcttttatgataatatttcttttttcttttaatgttttgaacagaattctaattacttatttattttcttttatgataattctttttgctattaaagtttgtaacaaaattctaattacttatttattttcttttatgataattctttttgcttttaatgtttggaacagaattctaattacttatttattttcttctatgataattctttttactattaaagtttgtaacaaaattctaattacttatttattttcttttatgataattctttttgcttttaaagtttgtaacaaaattgtaattacttatttattttcttttatgataattatttttgcatttaatgttttgaacagaattataattacttatttattttattttatgataattctttttgctattaaagtttgtaacaaaattctaattacttatttattttcttttatgataattctttttgcttttaatgttttgaacagaattctaattagttatttattttcttttatgataattctttttgctattaaagtttgtaacaaaattctaattacttatttattttgttttatgataattcttttttcttttaatgttttgaacagaattctaattacttatttattttcttttatgataattctttttgcttttaatgttttgaacagaattctaattacttatttattttctttcatgataattctttttgctattaaagtttgtaacaaaattttaattacttatttattttattttattttagtttcaataatactagaggtttataaaagctttttagttgattcctttagtaccagttctaaggcagttacaaaggcattttatttggtacaggttttaaggctggtgccccacgagcaccttttagtaccggttcgtggtatgaaccagtaaaagagttttttagttgattctttctgtagctgttttttagtcccacctcgccaagcgagaggcactcgcagcggtttataagccctgagtgtagagacgatgaagggagaagcgcagtgctcacctgcacgttggcctgaagctaagcaacgtgcaggtgagcattgcgcctttctttcattttggcatggtatatataggcatatcattggtcccggttggtggcatgaaccgagaCTAAACGGCAGAcgttggtcccggttcaagccaccaaccgggaccaatggtggtgggccaggagcgaggtccattggtcccgtttcgtcccaccaaccgggaccaaaaagtgcagacgaaccggaaccaatggcccacgtggcccggccggcccccggggctcacggatcgggtccaatgcccccatgggtcccggttctgtactgaaccgggactaatggactgacccggcctggacctttgcccccttttctactagtgttggtagCAGTTGGTAAATTTGTTTCAAACATAATATTACGAGTTTGTATTTAACATGTGTTATTATCAAGTTATAGTAGGTTTCTTCGTGTTCTAAACCACATCACTTTGTTACATAGATTTTTGCACAAATATCTAAAACGTTTATAAACTAGACTCTCAGTTCAAAagataaaatagtgcaaacttGGAAATCATATGAAAAGACATGGGTAGGTACCGGGTAATTAATCTCTGCCACAAAGCTAGCTATATTGGAAAAGTTGTGAGCATTGATGAAGGAAGTGGGGACGTATATGCATGTAACCAAATCTCCAACTAGATGAACGGTTGCACCATGCATGAATATCCCAGGCACAGTTCATGTCCCTGACTAATTTTGAGCTACACAGCGTTTGCGCGAGACTTTGAGTGCTAGAGCTAGTCAAACATATACGGCCAGCCAGGTTGCGTGCGTTCGATTCGATTCGATTCGATCCCCGGGAAAGGCTCCGTACATGGGACTGAACCACCCACTCCAGCATTCAACTCCCTCCGTCTAGCTTCTGGCACTGGCAAGCACCATTGTCAACGCCATGGCGCTACCGGATCGTCAatggctcctcctcctcgtcgccatgATGGCGTTCTGTGCGGGCGGCGCCTCCAAGGACATCACTGGGGGATACTTTCAATACGACTGCCCCGTAAGCACAGGGCGGTCCACCCACCAGAGGCACTGCGTTCGGTGACAACCTGAGGTCGCTCCTCGCCGCCCTGCCGTCCGCGGCCGCGCCGACCGGCTTCGGCTCCCTCCGGTCAGGACGCGGCCGCGCGTTGGCCACGGCCCGAGGACTATGCTTTGGTGACTCGCCGCCGCCAGAGTCCTGCCGCGACTGCCTGTCCCAGTCCGCCGGGATGGTCCTCGACGCCTGCGACGGCAACCGGAGCGCCGCCGTGTGGACCGACGGGTGCTTCCTGGCCTACACCGACGGCAACGCCTCAGCCTCAGCGACCAACGACATCTTCACCGGAGCATCCCCTTCGTCCAACGACGTCTCCTGCGACGCGGAGGAGGTCGTCCGCCTGGCCCGGTCCCTGGTGGCCCGCGCCGCTCACGGCAGCTCCGGGCGGATGCTGGCCACGGCCTACACGACCTGCCAGGCCAACGGCGGCGGTGACACGGTGCACGCGCTGGCCCAGTGCCCGAGGGACGTCGCTCCGGCGGACTGCGCCCTCTGCCTGGACAAGTCGGCGCGGAGCTTGCCGGACAGCCTCCAATGGTCCCGAGGCATTCCAGTAGGCGCGTCGTCGCTGCAACGCTACAACTGCACCATGCGGTTCCAGAGATCCCCTCCGGCGCCACCCATCGGAAGAGGAGCAAGGATCCGTATGTCAACTCTCTCCGGCCCCACTTAATTTTTTTTTCACGAGCCTGTGCTAATGGTTTTTCTTTTTGGGCGTGACTAGCTCTCATCTAGTAGATGAGATTTAACAATGTCACATCTAACTCCTACACCATTTTATTTTGGTGAAGATCTGTGaggatttttcttttcttttttattaatTAAATGCGGAAatattaacgcccacacgtgtggacgtttgcacatcgcccacacgcctccatcaccactcattttgtcacgtatgaatagatgacatcaacagatttttttttggttttgggcttaaaaatgttgtatctcctaaataaaaaagcgaactaaaaatccgttttcaccattaaatccgtctcgacgagatcttcaaaactagaccccatgttgatatgtttcgacaaaattttttttttgccagaagttgccacgatgtttacactgcagttgccatagggtTTAAACTAAacttgccatgtggcaattttagtttgtagatcatgacaattttagtattttgatgatggcaactccagtactttgaccatgaaaattatttttttgtatgaaccatggcaattttacgtgcatgtataatggcaattttagtttatggttcatggcaagtctagtttcttaatttccggttttataaatgtcaaaatttacttttaaatgtagaagaaaatagctgaaacatatcatggcaacttcagtgtaaacatcatggcaattcatatgcaatagacatggcaacttttaatctaattttttttcatcaaaacatatcaacatgggatctagtttcgaagatctcatcgcgagggatttaatagtgaaaacggattttcaatcggatttttcgtttaagagataaaacattttaaaaactgaaaatccaaaaagattcctgcatgcatgcatgcgatgacgtggcaatctgtttatattagagacgtgtggtgcgtctcccttcctgccacatgtgtggcagttagcgcgacccaTTAAATGGCATTGGTGTTAGATATGACTTTGTTAACTCTCACTGTAGATCCTCTTGTTATTAGTATTACTACTAGCATTTCCTA is from Triticum aestivum cultivar Chinese Spring chromosome 1B, IWGSC CS RefSeq v2.1, whole genome shotgun sequence and encodes:
- the LOC123084089 gene encoding putative 12-oxophytodienoate reductase 5, which produces MEPIPLLTPYKMGHFDLAHRVVLAPLTRQRSYGNVPQLHAAVYYSQRATAGGLLIAEATGISDTAQGYTDTPGIWTAEHVEAWKPIVAAVHAKGALFFCQIWHVGRVSTFELQPGGAAPLSSTEKGVGPQMSFDGRLEEFSPPRRLTVEEIPAIIDDFRKAARNAIDAGFDGVEIHGANGYIIEQFLKDSANDRTDEYGGSLENRCRFALEVVDAVVKEVGGHRVGIRLSPFTDYMDCHDSDPHSLALYMSTKLNDHGILYIHMIEPRMAIVDGRRVVPKRLLPYREAFKGSFIANGGYDREEGGKVVTEGYTDLVAFGRLFLANPDLPKRFEVGAELNKYDRMTFYTSDPVVGYTDYPFLE
- the LOC123075622 gene encoding putative 12-oxophytodienoate reductase 5, which produces MEVSPHTHSLTHRSWLEKKAAAIPLLTPYRTGGGELELAHRVVLAPLTRQRSPGNLPQPHAAVYYAQRATAGGMLITEATGVSAAAQGHRPTPGVWTDEQVEAWRPIVDAVHTKGAVIFCQLWHVGRVVGALRPDGTRAETVPVSSTGRPIATPRMNDGVEEEFATPRRLAVEEIAGVLDDFRRAARNAVYAGFDGVEIHGAHGYLVEQFLKDSTNDRDEEYGGSLENRCRFVLEVVTAVADEIGGRRVGVRLSPFADYMDCHDSDPHALALLMATKLNNVPGGILYLHMVEPRMARANGRRVVPKRLRPYREAFGGTFIAAGGYDREGNKVVGEGYADLVAFGRLFLANPGLPKRFELDAELNKYNRATFYTSDPVVGYTDYPFLG